A portion of the Thalassotalea sp. LPB0316 genome contains these proteins:
- a CDS encoding DUF1338 domain-containing protein, translating into MTTQVKALFDNIWDNYLAVTPSAKKVHQLLGSGNDLINDHVAYRTFNIDKVSIDKLSAHLLALGYVEKGEYHFEAKKLYAKHFEHADNTLPKVFISQLLVEEFSEKAQAIIHNMVAQIDEAAVADASFLYSGTHWQVSYEDYQALLEESEYAAWMAAWGYRANHFTVSINHLQNYNDIEAVNQALKDAGFVLNASGGEIKGDPIVKLEQSSTMADTHKVAFSDQTVEIPSCFYEFAKRYPLEDGTLYSGFVAASADKIFESTNAA; encoded by the coding sequence ATGACTACACAAGTAAAAGCGTTATTTGACAACATTTGGGATAACTACCTAGCAGTTACACCATCAGCAAAAAAAGTGCACCAATTACTGGGCTCTGGCAATGACTTGATCAACGATCACGTTGCTTACCGCACGTTTAACATAGATAAAGTCAGTATTGACAAGCTTTCTGCACATCTACTAGCGCTTGGCTATGTAGAGAAAGGTGAATATCACTTCGAAGCAAAAAAACTATATGCCAAGCATTTTGAGCATGCCGATAACACCTTACCCAAAGTGTTTATTAGCCAATTATTAGTTGAAGAATTTTCAGAAAAAGCACAAGCTATTATTCACAATATGGTTGCCCAGATCGATGAAGCAGCTGTTGCTGATGCTAGCTTTTTATACTCAGGCACACACTGGCAAGTTAGCTATGAAGATTACCAAGCCCTGCTTGAAGAAAGTGAATACGCTGCATGGATGGCTGCTTGGGGCTACCGTGCAAACCACTTCACCGTAAGTATTAATCACCTGCAAAATTACAATGACATTGAAGCCGTTAATCAAGCACTTAAAGATGCTGGTTTTGTCTTGAATGCTTCAGGTGGTGAAATCAAAGGTGATCCGATCGTGAAACTTGAACAATCATCAACAATGGCTGACACTCATAAAGTTGCCTTTAGCGATCAAACGGTTGAAATTCCAAGTTGCTTCTATGAATTTGCTAAGCGTTACCCATTAGAAGACGGTACCTTGTATTCAGGTTTTGTTGCTGCATCAGCAGACAAAATCTTTGAAAGTACTAACGCTGCGTAA
- the astD gene encoding succinylglutamate-semialdehyde dehydrogenase has protein sequence MSQAIQFINGTWLAGQGHDMQSLNPAKNEVIWQGKTATATQVNSAVDAAREAFNTWALTSLAERITLVEKFAEQLTANKEALAVSIAQETGKPLWETRTEVGAMIGKVAISLKAYHERTGTVENPMPGAKAFIRHKPHGVVAVFGPYNFPGHLPNGHIVPAIIAGNTVVFKPSELTPMVAQETLKLWEKAGLPAGVINLVQGEVDTGKALASHDDIDGLFFTGSSTTGKLLHEQYAGKPGKILALEMGGNNPLIIKDVENTDAVVHDIIQSAFITTGQRCTCARRLFIQDGVEGDALIEKLIAATKAIKIGYYDDEEQPFIGSMISERAALGLVDAQAQLVELGANALLPLTHKEAGTGFVTPGILDVTNIKMPDEEHFGPLLKIYRYSDFDKAINEANNTRFGLSAGLLADNQADYDHFFVRIRAGIVNWNKPITGASSAAPFGGIGDSGNHRASAYYAADYCAFPVASVEAEKVQLPETLSPGLSI, from the coding sequence ATGTCTCAAGCGATTCAATTTATCAATGGTACTTGGCTAGCCGGTCAAGGCCACGACATGCAGTCGTTAAACCCTGCAAAAAACGAAGTTATCTGGCAAGGTAAAACGGCAACAGCGACACAAGTAAACTCAGCAGTAGATGCAGCCCGAGAAGCGTTCAATACATGGGCTCTTACCTCATTAGCAGAGCGTATTACCCTTGTTGAAAAGTTTGCAGAACAACTAACGGCAAACAAAGAAGCCCTTGCCGTTAGCATTGCTCAAGAAACGGGTAAACCTTTGTGGGAAACACGTACAGAGGTGGGCGCTATGATCGGTAAAGTAGCGATCTCTTTAAAAGCGTACCACGAACGCACGGGCACAGTTGAAAATCCAATGCCAGGTGCAAAAGCGTTTATCCGTCACAAGCCACATGGTGTGGTAGCAGTATTTGGCCCATATAACTTCCCTGGCCACTTACCTAACGGTCATATTGTACCGGCAATAATTGCAGGTAATACCGTAGTATTCAAACCAAGTGAGCTAACACCAATGGTTGCTCAAGAAACGTTAAAGCTCTGGGAAAAAGCAGGCCTACCCGCAGGTGTTATTAACCTTGTTCAAGGTGAAGTTGACACAGGTAAAGCATTAGCCAGCCACGATGATATTGACGGCTTGTTCTTTACGGGTAGCTCAACAACCGGTAAATTATTGCACGAACAATATGCAGGAAAGCCAGGTAAAATTTTAGCCTTGGAAATGGGTGGTAATAATCCATTAATCATCAAAGATGTTGAAAATACCGATGCTGTTGTTCACGACATCATCCAGTCAGCATTCATTACCACTGGCCAACGTTGTACTTGTGCACGCCGTCTATTCATTCAAGATGGCGTTGAAGGTGACGCGCTGATTGAAAAATTAATCGCGGCAACCAAGGCGATCAAAATTGGCTACTACGATGACGAAGAGCAGCCATTTATTGGTTCAATGATCTCTGAACGCGCAGCGCTTGGTTTAGTCGATGCACAAGCGCAACTCGTCGAGCTAGGCGCTAATGCATTATTACCGTTAACACACAAAGAAGCAGGTACCGGTTTTGTTACACCAGGTATCCTAGACGTAACTAACATCAAGATGCCTGATGAAGAGCACTTTGGTCCGTTGTTAAAAATCTATCGTTACAGTGACTTTGATAAAGCGATTAACGAAGCGAATAACACCCGCTTTGGTTTATCAGCAGGTTTGTTGGCCGATAATCAAGCCGATTACGACCACTTCTTTGTTCGCATTCGCGCGGGTATTGTCAACTGGAACAAACCTATTACAGGTGCAAGCTCGGCCGCGCCATTTGGTGGTATTGGCGATAGTGGTAACCACAGAGCAAGTGCGTACTACGCTGCTGATTACTGTGCTTTCCCTGTTGCATCGGTTGAAGCAGAAAAAGTACAATTGCCTGAAACATTAAGTCCAGGTTTAAGCATTTAA
- a CDS encoding anthranilate synthase component II, translating into MLLMIDNYDSFTYNLVHYFQAIGQEVAVFRNDEITLAEIEQLAPKYIVISPGPCDPDHAGISLSVINHFAGKVPLLGVCLGHQAIAQHFGAKVIRAKQVMHGKTSMISHDNKGLFECLDNPLQVTRYHSLIVDQSTLPSELIITAWLSDEHNQISEIMALQHQHLPIASVQFHPESILTSQGHELLKNFIQMYT; encoded by the coding sequence ATGCTGTTGATGATCGATAACTACGATTCATTTACTTACAATCTCGTACATTATTTTCAAGCAATAGGCCAAGAAGTTGCCGTGTTCCGCAACGATGAAATAACCCTGGCCGAGATTGAACAGCTCGCACCTAAATACATTGTTATATCGCCAGGCCCTTGTGATCCTGACCATGCAGGAATATCACTCAGTGTTATTAATCACTTTGCTGGTAAAGTACCACTGCTCGGTGTGTGCTTAGGCCACCAAGCCATTGCTCAACACTTCGGTGCTAAAGTGATTAGGGCTAAACAAGTTATGCATGGCAAAACGAGTATGATAAGCCATGATAATAAAGGATTATTTGAGTGTTTAGATAACCCTTTACAAGTTACTCGTTACCACTCGCTCATCGTTGACCAATCAACCTTACCGAGTGAGCTTATCATCACCGCTTGGTTGAGTGATGAGCACAATCAAATTAGTGAAATCATGGCGCTACAACACCAGCATTTGCCGATCGCCAGTGTTCAATTTCACCCTGAATCGATATTGACAAGCCAAGGTCATGAATTACTTAAAAACTTTATTCAGATGTATACTTAA
- the astA gene encoding arginine N-succinyltransferase: MIIIRPIRHSDYDSLYRIAIESGHGFTSLPVNEALLKSRIERAEESFAKQVTQPGLEGYLFVMEDTETGQVVGTSGIEAAVGLDDAFYHYHLGKVVHHSRELNVYNTVETLSLCNDYTGASEICTLFLSENFRKNNNGRFLSRFRFMFMAEHTERFSDTVIAEMRGVSDEDGRSPFWDWLEAHFFSMDFPTADYLTGIGKKVFIAELMTKYPIYVNFLSKAAQQVINKVHDKTVPALRLLEAEGFARRGYVDIFDGGPTVEANLNDIKTVRQSNKYQVIIGQPTEQATYIVCNTKVAEFRATQSQVSLRETANQVVISQAVADALMVTEGDWVRIASN; the protein is encoded by the coding sequence ATGATTATTATACGCCCTATTCGTCATAGTGATTACGATTCACTTTATCGCATCGCTATTGAATCAGGACACGGTTTTACATCACTGCCTGTCAATGAAGCGCTATTAAAAAGCCGCATCGAGCGAGCCGAAGAGTCGTTTGCTAAGCAAGTGACACAACCTGGCTTGGAAGGCTACTTATTTGTCATGGAAGATACCGAGACAGGCCAAGTTGTCGGTACTAGTGGTATTGAAGCAGCAGTAGGTTTAGATGATGCCTTTTATCACTACCACTTAGGTAAGGTTGTCCATCACTCTCGTGAACTTAATGTTTACAATACGGTTGAAACCTTATCCTTGTGTAATGACTACACGGGCGCATCAGAAATCTGCACATTATTCTTATCTGAAAATTTCCGTAAAAATAACAATGGCCGATTTTTGTCACGCTTCAGATTTATGTTTATGGCCGAGCACACAGAGCGTTTTTCTGACACAGTCATAGCAGAAATGCGCGGCGTGTCAGATGAAGATGGACGTTCTCCGTTTTGGGATTGGTTAGAAGCTCACTTCTTCTCTATGGACTTCCCAACGGCTGACTATTTAACTGGGATTGGTAAAAAAGTATTTATCGCCGAATTAATGACTAAATACCCTATTTACGTCAATTTTCTCAGCAAAGCAGCCCAACAAGTGATCAACAAAGTTCACGATAAAACGGTACCTGCGTTACGCCTGCTAGAAGCAGAAGGGTTTGCTCGCAGAGGTTATGTCGATATTTTTGATGGCGGGCCAACCGTTGAAGCAAATTTAAACGACATCAAAACGGTTCGTCAAAGCAATAAATACCAAGTCATTATTGGTCAACCAACTGAACAAGCAACTTACATTGTATGTAACACTAAGGTTGCTGAATTTAGAGCAACACAAAGCCAAGTTTCACTAAGAGAAACGGCTAACCAAGTTGTTATTTCGCAAGCCGTTGCGGACGCCCTAATGGTCACTGAAGGTGACTGGGTGCGCATCGCTAGTAACTAA
- a CDS encoding 5-oxoprolinase subunit PxpA, with translation MLINCDLGESFGQWQMGQDDKIMPLIDMANIACGFHASDPLTLQKTLALAKQHGVAIGAHPSYPDLVGFGRRSMALESQELKAVVQYQIAAIQGMAKLQGLSVSYVKPHGALYNDMMNNPHIFESLCQAIEQFPEPLKLVIQALSNVSAFVEIAEKYQIPLLFEAFADRHYQDNGLLVPRTQPNAVINELDLIKQRCQQLKSTGRIYSVNNQPLNMNIDTLCIHGDNPSAVQMAQLIRQQLHG, from the coding sequence ATGTTAATTAACTGTGATTTAGGCGAGAGTTTTGGCCAATGGCAAATGGGTCAAGATGACAAAATTATGCCACTGATTGATATGGCGAATATCGCCTGCGGTTTTCATGCTTCTGATCCCTTAACCCTGCAAAAAACTTTAGCACTGGCTAAACAACACGGCGTTGCGATTGGTGCTCATCCTAGTTACCCTGATCTCGTTGGTTTTGGCCGCCGCTCTATGGCACTCGAGAGCCAAGAGCTAAAAGCTGTTGTTCAATATCAAATTGCGGCGATTCAAGGTATGGCAAAACTTCAAGGGCTAAGCGTAAGTTACGTAAAACCTCATGGCGCGCTATACAACGACATGATGAATAACCCACATATTTTTGAAAGCTTATGCCAAGCTATTGAACAGTTTCCAGAACCGCTCAAACTCGTTATTCAAGCGCTATCAAACGTATCAGCCTTTGTCGAGATTGCCGAAAAGTATCAAATTCCTTTGCTGTTTGAAGCCTTTGCCGATCGTCATTATCAAGACAATGGCCTATTAGTGCCACGCACTCAACCCAACGCTGTAATAAATGAGCTAGACTTGATAAAACAACGATGCCAACAACTCAAATCAACAGGACGCATATACTCAGTGAATAACCAACCACTTAATATGAACATTGACACCTTATGTATTCATGGCGATAACCCAAGCGCAGTGCAAATGGCGCAACTTATCAGGCAACAACTACATGGCTGA
- a CDS encoding YcbX family protein, protein MAKVSEINVYPIKSASGISLSDTWVDELGLSFDRRFVVTTPEGNFITARTHHHLCLIKCLLTANGLKLIAPDMPVLTINYRDFDQNYHPVTVWNDTINAQHCHARYDAWFSQYLNQPCQLMYFGERSTRSVKNSTNQVSFADGYPLLITSEASLIDLNGRSYHKTSMNQFRANIVVEDCEAFAEDTWSRIRIGEVEFDVVKPCTRCIFTTINPQTGEKHHKQEPLHSLKKYRQLDNGDVCFGQNIVPLNQGKISLSDPVEIISKQSPPVFVTKKPNNSNSEQNKTVAKKGSNNVDILFDSWDKFVKGNSKETLLEQGETAGLIMPYSCRGGMCGRCKVKLQSGEVRQLATDGLSPQEQEQGYVLACSSVPLTDVVITKD, encoded by the coding sequence ATGGCAAAAGTCAGTGAAATAAATGTCTATCCAATAAAGTCTGCCAGTGGCATTAGCCTCTCCGATACTTGGGTCGACGAACTGGGCTTAAGCTTTGATCGCCGCTTTGTTGTTACCACGCCAGAGGGTAATTTCATCACAGCTCGCACTCATCACCACTTGTGTTTAATTAAGTGCTTACTTACTGCCAACGGCCTAAAACTTATTGCACCTGATATGCCGGTACTGACCATCAATTACCGCGATTTTGATCAAAATTACCACCCGGTGACTGTATGGAACGATACCATCAACGCACAGCATTGCCATGCAAGATACGATGCGTGGTTTTCACAATATCTCAATCAACCGTGCCAATTAATGTACTTTGGTGAACGTTCGACCAGAAGTGTGAAAAACTCGACTAATCAAGTGTCATTTGCCGATGGCTACCCATTACTTATTACCTCAGAAGCATCACTAATAGACCTCAATGGCCGAAGCTATCACAAAACCTCAATGAACCAATTTAGAGCCAATATTGTGGTTGAAGATTGTGAAGCCTTCGCAGAAGATACTTGGTCGAGAATTCGCATCGGCGAAGTGGAATTTGACGTTGTCAAACCCTGTACCCGTTGTATTTTTACAACCATTAATCCGCAAACTGGGGAAAAGCATCACAAACAAGAACCACTTCACAGCTTGAAAAAATATCGCCAACTCGACAATGGTGATGTTTGTTTTGGTCAAAACATAGTACCTTTAAACCAAGGGAAAATTAGCTTATCTGATCCCGTAGAAATCATCAGTAAGCAATCACCACCGGTATTCGTCACTAAAAAGCCAAACAATAGCAATAGTGAACAAAACAAAACAGTCGCCAAAAAAGGTAGTAATAACGTGGATATTTTATTTGATAGCTGGGATAAATTCGTTAAAGGTAACAGTAAAGAAACGCTACTAGAACAAGGTGAAACAGCGGGACTGATAATGCCATACTCATGCCGAGGCGGTATGTGTGGTCGTTGTAAAGTTAAACTGCAATCAGGCGAAGTGAGGCAGCTAGCTACTGATGGCTTGTCGCCGCAAGAGCAAGAGCAAGGCTATGTCTTGGCATGTAGCTCAGTACCACTAACCGATGTTGTGATCACCAAAGATTAA
- a CDS encoding aspartate aminotransferase family protein has product MSNKFPVNRALFDEVMVPNYAPSAVIPVRGKGSRVWDQNDNELIDFAGGIAVNCLGHCHPALVSALKEQGEKIWHLSNVMTNEPALRLAKKLVDNTFAEKVYFANSGAESNEAALKLARRWALDVHGEDKTQIISFKQGFHGRTFFTVTVGGQAAYSDGFGPKPGDVVHAEYNNLESVKALISDKTCAVMMEPLQGEGGIVSPTAEFVEGVRALCDEHNALLIFDEVQTGVGRLGTLYAYQGLGVTPDILTSAKALGGGFPIGAMLTTTELAKHLKIGTHGSTYGGNPLACAVGEAAFDTVNTPEVLNGVTEKAKLYVDGLNAINAKYNVFKEIRGKGLLIGAVLTDDYQGRAKDFLVAAMDEGVMTLVAGANIVRFAPSLVIPNEDIAEGLARFEKAVAKIAQ; this is encoded by the coding sequence ATGTCTAACAAGTTTCCTGTAAACCGCGCATTATTTGACGAAGTAATGGTGCCTAACTATGCCCCTTCAGCGGTTATTCCGGTTCGCGGTAAAGGTTCTCGTGTTTGGGATCAGAATGACAACGAATTAATCGACTTTGCTGGCGGTATTGCCGTTAACTGCTTAGGTCACTGCCACCCAGCTTTAGTGAGCGCGTTAAAAGAGCAAGGTGAAAAAATTTGGCATTTATCAAATGTCATGACCAACGAGCCAGCATTGCGTTTAGCGAAAAAATTAGTAGATAACACATTCGCAGAAAAAGTTTACTTCGCTAACTCTGGCGCTGAATCAAATGAAGCTGCATTAAAACTAGCGCGTCGTTGGGCTTTAGATGTTCACGGTGAAGACAAGACACAAATCATTTCATTTAAGCAAGGTTTCCACGGCCGTACATTTTTCACGGTAACTGTCGGTGGTCAAGCAGCATATTCAGACGGTTTTGGTCCTAAGCCAGGCGATGTAGTTCACGCTGAATACAACAACTTAGAAAGTGTTAAAGCGTTAATTTCAGACAAAACTTGTGCAGTGATGATGGAACCACTCCAAGGTGAAGGTGGTATCGTATCGCCAACTGCAGAGTTTGTTGAAGGTGTTCGCGCATTATGTGACGAGCACAATGCTTTATTAATTTTTGATGAAGTACAAACAGGTGTTGGTCGTTTAGGTACGTTGTACGCATACCAAGGCTTAGGCGTAACGCCTGATATCTTAACAAGTGCTAAAGCATTAGGTGGCGGTTTCCCTATCGGCGCAATGTTAACTACCACTGAACTTGCTAAACACTTAAAAATCGGTACACACGGTTCAACCTATGGTGGTAACCCACTAGCTTGTGCTGTTGGTGAAGCTGCATTTGATACCGTTAATACACCAGAAGTATTAAACGGCGTAACAGAAAAAGCTAAACTTTACGTTGATGGTTTAAATGCGATCAACGCAAAATACAACGTATTTAAAGAAATTCGTGGTAAAGGTTTATTGATTGGCGCTGTATTAACAGACGATTATCAAGGCCGTGCGAAAGACTTCTTAGTTGCAGCAATGGATGAGGGTGTAATGACCCTAGTTGCTGGTGCAAACATTGTTCGTTTTGCTCCGTCTTTAGTTATCCCTAATGAAGATATTGCTGAAGGTTTAGCGCGCTTTGAAAAAGCCGTCGCTAAAATCGCTCAGTAA
- a CDS encoding biotin-dependent carboxyltransferase family protein, giving the protein MSALTITELNSIALIQDFGRFNHQNQGISVNGAADEYAFLKANQLVGNPLFNADNNKQNSQCASIEVFYGQLTFFTDVDCTIAITGANCTPVKVTISGEHKPLTMWQSHLLRAGESVELLRPTSGVISYVAVNGGIQTECFLNSRSQNIVPNANLPSLAPLTKGTELALSATCQQQSTSTRLDLTKYKPENFYPNAPLTLRFIPHQQWFDAPKHQQQSFQQLMFTINSQSNRMAYQFDVTEEQTTGCFEQLSQALSSAVNFGTIQLLPSGLPVVLMKDRQTMGGYPTLGSVFQVDLFRLSQLPPGEKVRFKPADITQAQSQLNAFYQKFMQQ; this is encoded by the coding sequence GTGTCAGCGCTTACAATTACCGAGCTTAATAGCATCGCCTTAATTCAAGATTTTGGCCGGTTTAATCATCAAAACCAAGGGATAAGTGTCAATGGTGCGGCGGACGAATACGCATTTTTAAAGGCCAACCAATTAGTCGGCAACCCGTTATTTAATGCTGACAACAATAAACAAAACAGCCAATGCGCAAGTATCGAAGTATTTTATGGTCAACTAACCTTTTTCACTGATGTCGATTGTACCATCGCAATTACTGGGGCAAATTGCACGCCAGTTAAGGTGACTATAAGCGGTGAGCATAAGCCTTTAACGATGTGGCAAAGTCATTTACTCAGGGCCGGCGAGTCAGTTGAGTTACTTCGACCAACATCAGGGGTGATTAGTTACGTAGCAGTCAATGGCGGCATACAAACTGAGTGTTTTTTAAACTCTCGTTCGCAAAATATTGTTCCCAACGCAAATTTACCTTCACTCGCACCATTAACAAAGGGGACGGAACTAGCATTAAGCGCGACTTGTCAACAGCAGTCAACATCAACACGCTTAGATTTAACCAAGTACAAGCCTGAAAATTTTTACCCGAACGCCCCTCTGACACTACGGTTTATACCGCATCAACAATGGTTTGATGCACCGAAACACCAACAACAAAGCTTCCAACAGTTGATGTTTACTATCAACAGCCAAAGTAATCGCATGGCTTATCAATTTGATGTCACAGAGGAGCAAACCACAGGCTGTTTTGAGCAATTAAGCCAAGCATTATCGAGTGCCGTCAATTTTGGCACCATTCAGCTGTTGCCTTCAGGTTTGCCCGTGGTATTAATGAAAGACCGACAAACCATGGGCGGATATCCAACATTAGGTAGCGTTTTTCAAGTCGACTTATTTCGATTAAGCCAACTGCCTCCTGGCGAGAAAGTCAGATTTAAGCCGGCTGATATCACTCAAGCACAAAGCCAACTAAATGCATTTTATCAAAAATTTATGCAACAATAG
- a CDS encoding 5-oxoprolinase subunit B family protein — MADLTQFEITPYSENAILVKWPSVISAVLHQRLIAISSQVAELKPWFIEQVCSYHSLLIYYRFEAISAAEFSAKVANIIEHHSNQEFSADLTGKTITIDVLYNHQSGWDNALLCQEKNCTLEDIIKWHTGRSYRAYALGFTPGFCYLASVDEKLSIPRKTVPRKRVPAGAVAIAHKQTAIYPDSSPGGWHIIGQTAQPMYQMTNNEFTPLINVGDIVTFKAVSQEDFIAQGGKLIKEY, encoded by the coding sequence ATGGCTGACTTAACTCAGTTTGAAATAACGCCCTATAGCGAAAACGCGATTTTGGTAAAATGGCCAAGTGTAATAAGCGCGGTTTTGCATCAAAGATTGATTGCGATAAGCTCACAAGTCGCTGAGCTCAAGCCTTGGTTTATTGAACAAGTATGCTCATATCACAGCCTGTTAATTTATTACCGCTTTGAGGCGATTAGCGCTGCCGAGTTTAGCGCAAAAGTGGCAAACATCATTGAGCACCATTCAAACCAAGAGTTTTCAGCCGATTTAACCGGTAAAACCATCACCATCGACGTACTTTACAATCATCAAAGCGGTTGGGATAACGCGTTACTTTGCCAAGAAAAAAATTGCACATTAGAGGATATTATCAAGTGGCACACAGGTAGAAGTTACCGCGCATATGCCTTGGGTTTTACCCCTGGATTTTGTTACCTAGCCAGCGTTGATGAAAAACTGTCGATACCGAGAAAAACGGTGCCGCGAAAACGCGTGCCCGCAGGCGCGGTCGCGATAGCGCACAAACAAACCGCAATTTACCCTGATTCAAGCCCGGGGGGTTGGCATATTATTGGCCAAACCGCTCAGCCAATGTATCAAATGACCAATAATGAGTTCACGCCATTGATCAATGTTGGTGATATCGTTACTTTTAAGGCTGTTAGCCAAGAAGATTTTATCGCCCAAGGCGGTAAATTGATCAAGGAGTACTAA
- a CDS encoding GNAT family N-acetyltransferase, with protein MQLVNCQFKQHGEKVQALFNHAIRHSTALYEYRERSKQDIEQWFNTKHEQGFPIIAMEDDNGQLMGFASYGFFRPYPANKFTGVLAIYVEQAHQGKGVASKLLQALIEKAKLQGLHTLIAAIDENNHASIALHQKFGFEHVGTLKEVGYKFDQWLNLCLYQLMVS; from the coding sequence ATGCAATTAGTTAACTGCCAATTTAAACAACACGGCGAAAAAGTTCAGGCGCTATTTAACCATGCTATCCGTCACTCGACGGCCTTGTACGAATATCGAGAACGCAGCAAACAAGATATCGAGCAATGGTTCAACACCAAGCATGAGCAAGGCTTTCCGATCATCGCAATGGAAGACGACAACGGTCAGTTAATGGGATTTGCTAGTTACGGATTTTTTCGCCCCTACCCAGCTAATAAATTTACTGGCGTGCTTGCTATCTACGTTGAACAAGCTCACCAAGGCAAAGGCGTAGCGAGTAAATTATTGCAGGCATTAATTGAAAAAGCCAAACTTCAAGGCCTTCACACACTGATTGCGGCGATCGATGAAAACAACCACGCCAGCATCGCCTTACATCAAAAGTTTGGTTTTGAACACGTTGGCACCCTAAAAGAAGTTGGCTATAAATTTGACCAATGGTTAAACCTTTGCTTGTATCAACTCATGGTAAGCTGA
- a CDS encoding HDOD domain-containing protein, producing MKIFEQNELVAPIYQRALSLCISNEFAKQSLGEHVFVEYQDSEQANRRRELLAVEAQANKNKIIEEYGKNHFKQQVMNELYSKVRDGFNDEFDNKEHLFNSTLNIQMSTADILELLSLRAASIKRITPLVTSLPWLGDDLVNLVNKPQYRKNADVKVNNPALALSYIGLDNLKLVAPTFILKHWLPPSTQPFGLMKRKLWNQSLSIGIASRVLAKTYGLDEYFAFCAGMLINIGNLAVTRCFLRTYNEIHQQELRQAYEDKDKKLHNTLVELETAPEFLLEQLSNRSFSISADMVELMNFERLRITDAIFDLAHTPKVSQMCQLAQVVLKAIGYVAFRTLAKESLIDNDESKILLTAAGLTTQDIALLRRSDIDHLKLNFN from the coding sequence ATGAAAATTTTTGAGCAAAACGAATTAGTTGCACCTATTTACCAGCGAGCCTTAAGCCTTTGCATCAGTAATGAATTCGCAAAACAAAGCCTCGGGGAGCACGTATTTGTTGAGTATCAAGACAGTGAGCAAGCTAATAGACGACGTGAACTATTGGCAGTAGAAGCTCAAGCAAACAAAAATAAAATCATTGAAGAGTACGGCAAAAACCATTTTAAACAGCAAGTGATGAACGAGCTCTACAGCAAAGTTCGCGACGGCTTTAACGATGAATTTGACAATAAAGAACACCTGTTCAACTCTACGTTAAATATCCAAATGTCGACAGCCGACATTCTCGAGTTACTGTCATTGCGGGCGGCATCGATTAAACGTATCACCCCATTAGTTACCTCGCTACCATGGTTAGGTGATGACTTGGTCAACTTGGTAAATAAGCCCCAATATCGTAAGAATGCCGATGTGAAAGTCAATAACCCTGCTTTGGCACTAAGTTACATTGGTTTAGACAACTTAAAGCTAGTCGCTCCCACGTTTATCCTAAAACATTGGTTACCGCCTAGTACACAACCCTTTGGCTTGATGAAACGCAAATTATGGAACCAAAGTTTATCCATAGGTATTGCCTCTAGAGTACTGGCAAAAACTTATGGACTAGATGAATACTTCGCTTTTTGTGCAGGCATGTTGATTAATATCGGTAACTTAGCGGTAACGCGTTGTTTTTTGCGTACCTATAATGAGATCCACCAACAAGAACTCAGACAAGCCTACGAAGACAAAGATAAAAAATTACACAATACGCTAGTAGAGTTAGAGACAGCACCAGAATTTTTGCTGGAGCAACTATCAAATAGAAGTTTTAGTATCAGTGCAGATATGGTCGAGCTAATGAATTTTGAGCGTTTGAGAATAACTGATGCCATTTTCGATCTAGCTCACACACCTAAAGTATCGCAAATGTGTCAACTAGCCCAAGTAGTATTAAAAGCCATCGGTTATGTTGCTTTTCGAACGCTAGCGAAAGAATCGTTAATCGATAACGACGAGAGTAAAATACTACTGACGGCAGCTGGACTGACTACTCAAGATATCGCCTTATTACGCCGCAGTGATATTGATCACTTAAAACTCAATTTTAACTAA